The DNA window CTCGTTGCCGCAGGCTTCTGCGGTCCGGCAAATGCCGCTGCCGCAAACAGCGCGACGAGCAAGGTGATTCCGAACGTTCGCATGATGCATCCTCCTCGCAGGTGATTTGCCATTACTACGGAATAATACGCAAGACAAAACCTGTACGATTCCATTTTACTACAGCTAATAGAAAAATGCGAGGCACTTACAAGATGATCGTAGCTTTGATTCTGAAGAGACCAGGGCGCACCGAAGACTACTTCGCAGGCAGGATGACCTCGATGGCGGCAGGGTACACCCGAAACTCGGCGGGTGTGGTGCCCATCACGTCGCCATCTACCAGCACAGGCGCTGGCGGGGTGCTTTCCACCTGTACCCTCTGAGCCTTTCGCATCAGAAAGCGGGGATGAAAGATGTGAGTGCCGCTGTAAACGCGCGGGAAGACGCGAAGGAACTCCAGTTTGCTGACCACCTGAGCGATGCACACATCCAGCAAGCCATCATCTATCTGTGCATAGGGGGCAATGCGCATCCCAGCACCATACGATTGGGTATTGGCTACCGTGCATAACAGGGCGCGCAGATGAACCTCCTCGTCGTCCATTGTGATTCGCATGTGTGGGGGCTTGAAAGTGATAATGGTGTGGACAACTGCTGCGATATAGGCGGCAGTGCCGCTGAGGAAACGGAACCCGCGGTTTACCCGCTCTGCTACCGCA is part of the Bacillota bacterium genome and encodes:
- a CDS encoding diacylglycerol kinase family lipid kinase, which produces MTPADMVVILNPAAGRYRAMRHQQTLESLLQQASSHTGMKWRMVSTTRVGQATELARQAAEEGASLVVAAGGDGTCGEVANGIVGTPARLGILPLGTGNDFARCTGISENLQTAVENLFTGKPRRVDLGWVNGRYFINIAGCGFDAAVAERVNRGFRFLSGTAAYIAAVVHTIITFKPPHMRITMDDEEVHLRALLCTVANTQSYGAGMRIAPYAQIDDGLLDVCIAQVVSKLEFLRVFPRVYSGTHIFHPRFLMRKAQRVQVESTPPAPVLVDGDVMGTTPAEFRVYPAAIEVILPAK